Proteins encoded together in one Carya illinoinensis cultivar Pawnee chromosome 3, C.illinoinensisPawnee_v1, whole genome shotgun sequence window:
- the LOC122303925 gene encoding beta-glucuronosyltransferase GlcAT14A-like isoform X2, translating into MRKNANSHSGRVFSDRKWILPFFASVIVSIMLFLTAIFGLFTSPYHGEQLPLDNVSFARSEDSNGYFVESDLGRSFETDGVLKMQAPRFAYLISGTKGDSHRMMRTLRAVYHPRNQYVLHLDLEAPPRERLELTNLVKSDPTFHEVENVRVMSQSNLVTYKGPTMIACTLQAIAILLRESLHWDWFINLSASDYPLVTQDDLLYVFSNLSRNFNFIEHMQITGWKLNQRAKPIIIDPGLYLSKKSDIAWTTQRRSLPTSFKLFTDSNGTCISSVWVLRVPQVLSTLLTTIHYFIINFHIFLLLFITFYLCFITIHYFIITFYLFFITIYYFIITFYLLFITIHNSPQHLSRPKP; encoded by the exons ATGAGGAAAAATGCTAATTCCCACTCAGGAAGAGTATTCAGCGATAGAAAGTGGATTCTTCCATTTTTTGCGAGTGTGATTGTATCAattatgttgtttttgacaGCCATTTTTGGGCTATTTACCTCTCCCTATCATGGAGAGCAATTGCCGCTTGACAATGTTTCGTTTGCGAGATCAGAGGACTCAAATGGGTACTTTGTTGAATCGGATTTGGGAAGATCATTTGAGACTGATGGGGTATTGAAAATGCAAGCACCTAGATTTGCATATCTTATTTCAGGGACTAAGGGTGATAGTCATAGGATGATGAGGACCTTAAGGGCAGTATATCATCCAAGAAACCAGTATGTTCTACATTTGGATCTTGAGGCACCACCTCGCGAAAGGTTGGAATTGACGAATTTGGTGAAGTCTGATCCGACATTTCATGAAGTGGAGAATGTGCGGGTTATGTCTCAATCCAATTTGGTGACTTACAAGGGACCTACGATGATTGCTTGTACCCTCCAAGCAATTGCAATCTTGTTGAGGGAGAGCCTGCACTGGGATTGGTTCATAAACCTCAGTGCTTCAGATTATCCTCTTGTGACGCAAGATG ATCTGCTCTACGTTTTCTCTAACTTGTCTCGAAACTTCAATTTCATTGAGCATATGCAGATTACCGGATGGAAATT GAACCAAAGGGCAAAACCCATAATCATTGACCCGGGACTCTACTTATCGAAAAAATCTGACATTGCTTGGACCACTCAACGCCGATCGCTTCCTACATCATTCAAATTGTTTACAG ATAGCAATGGTACATGTATATCGAGCGTTTGGGTACTAAGAGTACCTCAGGTACTCTCAACACTTttaactactattcattattttattattaattttcacatatttttactactattcattactttttacctatgttttattactattcattattttattattactttttacctattttttattactatttattattttattattactttttacctactttttattactattcacaactctcctcaacacCTCTCAAGACCCAAACCCTAA
- the LOC122303927 gene encoding glutamate formimidoyltransferase-like has translation MDLDPSFKDKKKTIDQSSLLCCKLFISESRNHAALDAIERAGRLDPETVIVNKFPDRAYNRVRYTLVSYVMHDITGSAIYSPLQQTILAMAEAAFGTIDLETHSGAHPRLGVVDDILLHPLARASMDEAAWLARAVAADIGNRFQVPVYLYAAAHPTGKALDTIRRELGFYRPNFMGNQWAGWTTPEILSEKPDEGPTMVSQARGITMIGARPWVALYNIPIMSTDVSAARRIARMVSARGGGLPTVQTLGLVHGEDSTEIACMLLEPNQIGADRVQNQVEMLAAEEGLDVEKGYFTDSSPEMIVDKYMNLISAERD, from the exons atggatttggACCCAAGTTTCAAG GACAAGAAGAAAACCATAGACCAATCCTCGCTACTATGCTGCAAGCTGTTTATCTCAGAATCACGAAACCATGCTGCCCTTGATGCCATCGAGCGAGCTGGGAGGCTTGACCCAGAAACTGTCATAGTGAACAAATTCCCTGATCGAGCTTATAACAGGGTCAGGTACACCCTGGTTTCATATGTGATGCATGACATCACTGGGAGTGCCATCTACAGCCCATTGCAGCAAACTATCCTAGCCATGGCAGAGGCTGCTTTTGGAACCATTGACCTTGAGACCCATTCCGGGGCTCACCCCCGCCTTGGTGTCGTGGATGACATCCTTCTCCATCCATTGGCCAGGGCATCAATGGATgaagcagcttggcttgctagGGCAGTGGCAGCAGACATTGGCAATAGATTCCAAG TCCCAGTATATTTGTATGCTGCAGCACACCCGACAGGCAAGGCTCTGGACACCATCAGACGAGAGCTTGGATTTTACCGGCCCAACTTCATGGGCAACCAGTGGGCAGGATGGACCACGCCTGAAATACTTTCAGAGAAGCCTGATGAAGGTCCAACAATGGTTTCTCAAGCAAGAGGCATCACAATGATTGGGGCACGCCCATGGGTGGCATTGTACAACATACCCATCATGTCCACAGATGTTTCAGCTGCTCGAAGGATTGCTCGCATGGTGAGTGCTCGAGGAGGCGGCCTCCCAACGGTGCAAACACTGGGCTTGGTTCATGGTGAGGACTCAACCGAGATAGCTTGCATGCTCTTAGAGCCAAATCAAATTGGGGCAGACCGGGTCCAGAACCAGGTTGAGATGTTAGCAGCTGAAGAAGGATTAGATGTTGAAAAGGGATATTTTACTGATTCTTCACCGGAGATGATTGTTGACAAATACATGAATTTAATCTCGGCTGAAAGAGACTAA
- the LOC122303925 gene encoding beta-glucuronosyltransferase GlcAT14A-like isoform X1 has protein sequence MRKNANSHSGRVFSDRKWILPFFASVIVSIMLFLTAIFGLFTSPYHGEQLPLDNVSFARSEDSNGYFVESDLGRSFETDGVLKMQAPRFAYLISGTKGDSHRMMRTLRAVYHPRNQYVLHLDLEAPPRERLELTNLVKSDPTFHEVENVRVMSQSNLVTYKGPTMIACTLQAIAILLRESLHWDWFINLSASDYPLVTQDDLLYVFSNLSRNFNFIEHMQITGWKLNQRAKPIIIDPGLYLSKKSDIAWTTQRRSLPTSFKLFTGSAWVMLTRSFVEYCIWGWDNFPRTILMYYTNFISSPEGYFHTIMCNSPEFRNTAISHDLHYIAWDSPPKQHPISLSMKDFDKMVKSKAPFARKFAKDDPVLDKIDKELLGRTTRFAPGAWCIGSKDDGADPCSLRGNGTVFRPGPGAERLKELLDVLLSEDSRKKQCL, from the exons ATGAGGAAAAATGCTAATTCCCACTCAGGAAGAGTATTCAGCGATAGAAAGTGGATTCTTCCATTTTTTGCGAGTGTGATTGTATCAattatgttgtttttgacaGCCATTTTTGGGCTATTTACCTCTCCCTATCATGGAGAGCAATTGCCGCTTGACAATGTTTCGTTTGCGAGATCAGAGGACTCAAATGGGTACTTTGTTGAATCGGATTTGGGAAGATCATTTGAGACTGATGGGGTATTGAAAATGCAAGCACCTAGATTTGCATATCTTATTTCAGGGACTAAGGGTGATAGTCATAGGATGATGAGGACCTTAAGGGCAGTATATCATCCAAGAAACCAGTATGTTCTACATTTGGATCTTGAGGCACCACCTCGCGAAAGGTTGGAATTGACGAATTTGGTGAAGTCTGATCCGACATTTCATGAAGTGGAGAATGTGCGGGTTATGTCTCAATCCAATTTGGTGACTTACAAGGGACCTACGATGATTGCTTGTACCCTCCAAGCAATTGCAATCTTGTTGAGGGAGAGCCTGCACTGGGATTGGTTCATAAACCTCAGTGCTTCAGATTATCCTCTTGTGACGCAAGATG ATCTGCTCTACGTTTTCTCTAACTTGTCTCGAAACTTCAATTTCATTGAGCATATGCAGATTACCGGATGGAAATT GAACCAAAGGGCAAAACCCATAATCATTGACCCGGGACTCTACTTATCGAAAAAATCTGACATTGCTTGGACCACTCAACGCCGATCGCTTCCTACATCATTCAAATTGTTTACAG GATCAGCTTGGGTAATGCTAACCCGATCCTTTGTCGAGTACTGTATATGGGGATGGGATAACTTCCCACGAACTATCCTTATGTATTACACAAATTTCATCTCCTCTCCGGAAGGTTATTTTCATACTATTATGTGCAACAGTCCAGAATTCCGCAACACTGCAATTAGCCACGATCTCCACTACATTGCTTGGGACAGCCCTCCAAAGCAGCATCCCATCTCTTTGTCAATGAAGGACTTTGACAAAATGGTCAAAAGCAAAGCCCCATTTGCTCGAAAATTTGCAAAGGATGATCCTGTCCTAGACAAGATTGATAAAGAGCTTCTAGGTCGGACAACCCGTTTTGCCCCTGGGGCATGGTGTATTGGGAGCAAAGATGATGGAGCCGATCCATGCTCATTGCGTGGGAATGGTACAGTGTTTAGACCAGGTCCTGGTGCTGAGAGGTTAAAGGAGCTGCTTGATGTGCTGTTGTCCGAAGATTCTCGGAAGAAGCAGTGTTTATGA